One Xiphophorus couchianus chromosome 1, X_couchianus-1.0, whole genome shotgun sequence genomic region harbors:
- the hck gene encoding tyrosine-protein kinase HCK isoform X2 has product MGCVGSKKEQKFPSKDSDNSDQQNRAQAKQPTNATSSDGESVAIALFDYEAIHEGDLGFKKGDKLRILEESGEWWRAMSISTGQEGYIPSNYVAIDSLETEDWFFKGVSRKDAERQLLAPGNRIGSYMIRDSETTKGSYSLSVRDQDPKAVDTVKHYKIRTLDNGGFYISPRITFGTLQELVSHYKKQGDGLCQTLTSPCLSPKPEKPWEKDAWEIPRSSLKLDKRLGAGQFGEVWMATYNKHTKVAVKTMKPGSMSVEAFLMEANLMKSLQHDKLVRLNAVVTKEEPIYIITEYMEKGSLLDFLKSDEGNRVQLPKLIDFSAQIAEGMAYIEQKNYIHRDLRAANILVNKSLVCKIADFGLARIIEDNEYTAREGAKFPIKWTAPEAINYGSFTIKSDVWSFGILLTEIISYGRTPYPGMTNPEVIRSLEKGYRMQRLDSCPTELYDIMLVCWKNKPEDRPTFDYLQSVLEDFYTATESQYQQQP; this is encoded by the exons GCCAAACAGCCTACTAATGCAACCTCTTCAGATG GTGAGAGTGTCGCCATTGCACTGTTCGACTATGAGGCGATTCATGAAGGAGACCTTGGCTTCAAGAAGGGAGATAAACTCAGAATTTTGGAGGA GTCAGGCGAGTGGTGGAGAGCTATGTCCATCAGCACAGGCCAGGAAGGCTACATTCCCAGCAACTATGTAGCCATAGATTCTCTGGAGACAGAGGA TTGGTTCTTTAAGGGTGTTAGCAGAAAGGACGCCGAGAGGCAGCTCCTGGCTCCAGGGAATCGAATCGGATCCTACATGATCCGAGACAGTGAGACTACCAAGG gTAGCTACTCTCTGTCCGTCAGGGATCAAGACCCCAAGGCTGTTGACACAGTTAAACATTATAAAATTCGAACTCTGGACAACGGAGGATTTTACATCTCACCACGCATCACCTTCGGCACTCTGCAAGAGCTGGTCAGCCATTATAAGA aacaGGGAGATGGCCTCTGCCAAACTCTGACCAGCCCATGTTTGAGCCCCAAACCTGAAAAGCCTTGGGAAAAGGACGCCTGGGAAATCCCAAGATCTTCACTTAAGTTAGACAAGAGACTTGGTGCAGGACAGTTTGGAGAAGTTTGGATGG CTACCTACAATAAGCACACCAAGGTAGCTGTGAAGACCATGAAGCCAGGCAGTATGTCAGTGGAGGCTTTCTTGATGGAAGCTAACCTGATGAAGAGTCTACAGCACGACAAACTGGTTCGACTCAACGCTGTGGTCACCAAAGAAGAGCCCATCTATATCATAACTGAGTATATGGAAAAAG GCAGTTTGTTGGACTTCTTAAAGAGTGACGAAGGCAACCGTGTCCAGCTTCCCAAGCTTATTGACTTTTCTGCCCAG ATTGCAGAAGGTATGGCATACATTGAACAGAAGAACTACATCCACAGAGACTTGAGAGCTGCCAACATCCTGGTCAATAAGTCCTTAGTGTGCAAAATTGCTGACTTTGGCCTTGCTCGTATCATTGAGGACAATGAATACACAGCCAGAGAAG GAGCTAAGTTCCCAATCAAATGGACCGCCCCTGAAGCCATCAACTATGGttccttcacaataaaatccGACGTCTGGTCCTTCGGAATTTTGTTGACTGAGATTATCAGTTACGGACGCACCCCTTATCCAG GAATGACTAATCCAGAGGTAATCCGTTCTCTGGAGAAAGGTTACCGAATGCAGCGCCTTGACAGCTGTCCCACTGAACTTTATGATATCATGCTGGTGTGCTGGAAGAACAAGCCAGAGGACCGTCCCACCTTCGACTACCTGCAGAGTGTCCTGGAAGATTTCTACACAGCCACAGAGAGCCAGTACCAGCAGCAGCCATGA
- the hck gene encoding tyrosine-protein kinase HCK isoform X1, protein MGCVGSKKEQKFPSKDSDNSDQQNRAQVHYVRDPTSGSKSAAKQPTNATSSDGESVAIALFDYEAIHEGDLGFKKGDKLRILEESGEWWRAMSISTGQEGYIPSNYVAIDSLETEDWFFKGVSRKDAERQLLAPGNRIGSYMIRDSETTKGSYSLSVRDQDPKAVDTVKHYKIRTLDNGGFYISPRITFGTLQELVSHYKKQGDGLCQTLTSPCLSPKPEKPWEKDAWEIPRSSLKLDKRLGAGQFGEVWMATYNKHTKVAVKTMKPGSMSVEAFLMEANLMKSLQHDKLVRLNAVVTKEEPIYIITEYMEKGSLLDFLKSDEGNRVQLPKLIDFSAQIAEGMAYIEQKNYIHRDLRAANILVNKSLVCKIADFGLARIIEDNEYTAREGAKFPIKWTAPEAINYGSFTIKSDVWSFGILLTEIISYGRTPYPGMTNPEVIRSLEKGYRMQRLDSCPTELYDIMLVCWKNKPEDRPTFDYLQSVLEDFYTATESQYQQQP, encoded by the exons GCCAAACAGCCTACTAATGCAACCTCTTCAGATG GTGAGAGTGTCGCCATTGCACTGTTCGACTATGAGGCGATTCATGAAGGAGACCTTGGCTTCAAGAAGGGAGATAAACTCAGAATTTTGGAGGA GTCAGGCGAGTGGTGGAGAGCTATGTCCATCAGCACAGGCCAGGAAGGCTACATTCCCAGCAACTATGTAGCCATAGATTCTCTGGAGACAGAGGA TTGGTTCTTTAAGGGTGTTAGCAGAAAGGACGCCGAGAGGCAGCTCCTGGCTCCAGGGAATCGAATCGGATCCTACATGATCCGAGACAGTGAGACTACCAAGG gTAGCTACTCTCTGTCCGTCAGGGATCAAGACCCCAAGGCTGTTGACACAGTTAAACATTATAAAATTCGAACTCTGGACAACGGAGGATTTTACATCTCACCACGCATCACCTTCGGCACTCTGCAAGAGCTGGTCAGCCATTATAAGA aacaGGGAGATGGCCTCTGCCAAACTCTGACCAGCCCATGTTTGAGCCCCAAACCTGAAAAGCCTTGGGAAAAGGACGCCTGGGAAATCCCAAGATCTTCACTTAAGTTAGACAAGAGACTTGGTGCAGGACAGTTTGGAGAAGTTTGGATGG CTACCTACAATAAGCACACCAAGGTAGCTGTGAAGACCATGAAGCCAGGCAGTATGTCAGTGGAGGCTTTCTTGATGGAAGCTAACCTGATGAAGAGTCTACAGCACGACAAACTGGTTCGACTCAACGCTGTGGTCACCAAAGAAGAGCCCATCTATATCATAACTGAGTATATGGAAAAAG GCAGTTTGTTGGACTTCTTAAAGAGTGACGAAGGCAACCGTGTCCAGCTTCCCAAGCTTATTGACTTTTCTGCCCAG ATTGCAGAAGGTATGGCATACATTGAACAGAAGAACTACATCCACAGAGACTTGAGAGCTGCCAACATCCTGGTCAATAAGTCCTTAGTGTGCAAAATTGCTGACTTTGGCCTTGCTCGTATCATTGAGGACAATGAATACACAGCCAGAGAAG GAGCTAAGTTCCCAATCAAATGGACCGCCCCTGAAGCCATCAACTATGGttccttcacaataaaatccGACGTCTGGTCCTTCGGAATTTTGTTGACTGAGATTATCAGTTACGGACGCACCCCTTATCCAG GAATGACTAATCCAGAGGTAATCCGTTCTCTGGAGAAAGGTTACCGAATGCAGCGCCTTGACAGCTGTCCCACTGAACTTTATGATATCATGCTGGTGTGCTGGAAGAACAAGCCAGAGGACCGTCCCACCTTCGACTACCTGCAGAGTGTCCTGGAAGATTTCTACACAGCCACAGAGAGCCAGTACCAGCAGCAGCCATGA